In one window of Leptospira sp. WS92.C1 DNA:
- the radA gene encoding DNA repair protein RadA — MKKKLTRNFVCQSCGQDYARWAGKCESCGNWNTIVEEIGSERFASSSNGNSQKNKSYKEPTPLDKVEEESLKRMGTGLAELDLVLGGGLVPGSLTLIGGEPGVGKSTLVLEISRYLTQANKNVLYISGEESPSQIRMRAERMGIRSPNLFLTSETVAENISAMIEGERPAVVFVDSIQTIAREALPNQAGTVTQLRECTQVLLETAKRSGIPVLMTGHITKEGTIAGPKVLEHLVDTVLYFEGDRLNYYRLLRAVKNRFGAVGDLAIFEMFSGGLREVKDRNQIFISTGADERSGSVISAVLEGSRALTVEVQALVSKSGFSQARRMAEGPDTRRVILLAAVIEKYIKLKLGECDIFSNLAGGLNADEPALDLAICASIISSYLDQPLPKGTCVLGEVGLSGEVRSIGQASLRVKELAGVGMKKVIVPEGNLSELDSGLDIQIQGIRSLNDLRTLFPGAN; from the coding sequence TTGAAAAAGAAACTCACCCGAAACTTTGTCTGTCAATCCTGCGGACAGGATTATGCACGTTGGGCCGGAAAGTGCGAATCCTGCGGGAATTGGAATACGATCGTGGAAGAGATCGGATCCGAACGATTTGCTTCTTCCTCGAACGGAAATTCCCAGAAAAATAAAAGTTATAAAGAGCCCACACCTTTGGACAAGGTGGAAGAAGAATCCCTCAAAAGAATGGGAACCGGACTCGCGGAACTCGATCTCGTTTTGGGAGGAGGGCTCGTTCCGGGATCTCTGACTTTGATCGGAGGAGAACCGGGAGTGGGAAAGTCCACTTTGGTTTTGGAAATCTCACGTTATCTGACACAGGCAAATAAGAATGTTCTGTATATTTCCGGAGAGGAATCTCCATCCCAGATCCGGATGCGCGCCGAAAGAATGGGAATCCGTTCCCCGAATTTATTTCTGACCTCGGAAACGGTCGCAGAAAATATTTCCGCGATGATCGAAGGGGAAAGACCTGCGGTCGTATTTGTGGATTCGATCCAGACGATTGCGAGAGAAGCGTTGCCAAACCAAGCGGGAACCGTCACTCAACTGAGGGAATGTACACAAGTCCTTTTGGAAACCGCGAAACGATCCGGAATTCCGGTTTTGATGACGGGTCATATCACAAAGGAAGGAACGATCGCGGGACCCAAGGTTTTGGAACATCTCGTGGATACGGTTCTTTATTTCGAAGGCGATCGTCTCAATTATTACCGATTGTTGCGAGCCGTAAAAAACCGATTCGGCGCGGTCGGAGATCTCGCGATCTTTGAAATGTTCTCCGGCGGATTGAGAGAGGTCAAAGATCGAAATCAGATTTTTATCAGCACCGGAGCCGACGAAAGAAGCGGCTCCGTGATCAGCGCGGTCTTGGAAGGAAGCAGGGCCCTCACTGTGGAAGTGCAGGCCTTGGTCAGTAAATCGGGTTTTTCTCAAGCGAGAAGAATGGCGGAAGGTCCGGATACGCGCCGTGTGATTCTTCTTGCGGCGGTGATCGAAAAGTATATCAAACTCAAATTAGGAGAATGTGATATATTCAGCAATCTCGCCGGCGGTTTGAATGCGGATGAACCCGCTTTGGATCTCGCGATCTGCGCTTCCATCATTTCCAGTTATCTAGATCAGCCTTTGCCAAAAGGAACCTGCGTCTTGGGAGAGGTGGGACTTTCCGGAGAGGTCCGCAGTATCGGCCAAGCAAGTCTTCGCGTCAAAGAACTCGCAGGCGTCGGGATGAAGAAGGTGATTGTACCCGAAGGAAATCTGAGTGAACTGGACTCCGGTTTGGACATTCAGATCCAAGGAATCCGATCTCTCAACGATTTGCGAACTTTGTTTCCCGGAGCAAATTGA
- a CDS encoding ribonuclease D codes for MPPKRSTIKPELFPGDLSQKRFEEYLADDRLAVDCEMMGLNPRRDRLCVVQICDSSNNVSLVQILPDQKEAPLLKSLFENPEIVKIFHFARMDSLFLRYRLGISLQNVFCTKIASKLARTYTDKHGLKDLIKEFYDEILDKKNQSSDWGKKILSGDQVEYASGDVKYLISLEQKLTEILVREGRDILAREAFACLPVFNQIDWLEMPALFEH; via the coding sequence ATGCCTCCAAAACGTTCAACTATAAAACCGGAGCTTTTTCCGGGGGATCTCAGTCAAAAAAGATTCGAAGAATATCTGGCCGACGACCGCTTGGCGGTGGATTGCGAGATGATGGGACTCAATCCCAGAAGAGACAGACTTTGTGTCGTTCAGATCTGTGATTCCTCCAATAACGTAAGTCTGGTTCAAATTCTTCCCGATCAAAAGGAAGCTCCTCTGCTCAAGTCCTTATTTGAAAATCCCGAAATCGTAAAGATCTTTCATTTTGCAAGAATGGACAGTCTCTTTCTCCGCTATCGTTTGGGAATTTCTTTGCAAAACGTATTCTGCACAAAGATCGCGAGTAAACTCGCGCGAACCTATACGGACAAACACGGACTCAAGGATCTCATCAAAGAATTTTACGATGAAATTCTGGATAAAAAGAATCAGTCTTCCGATTGGGGTAAAAAAATTCTTTCGGGCGATCAGGTGGAATATGCGAGCGGTGACGTAAAGTATCTCATCTCTCTCGAACAAAAGCTGACCGAAATTTTGGTAAGAGAAGGAAGAGACATTCTCGCAAGAGAAGCGTTCGCTTGTCTTCCCGTTTTCAATCAGATCGACTGGCTTGAGATGCCCGCGCTTTTCGAACATTGA
- a CDS encoding alpha-galactosidase, whose translation MRAILNYKVYEDSFVSSFEISAKELKTKSDCGNFSLSLGKKKTGKNETYKPSLEWISDQRPKAGTEILTLEIELPPHSLTEPKIFQHGYQSWSLSGTHALSEADESPRLDFLKYSQENIYTNHSGKNGDWRSEGLVLLISSTKDLHYFAGALGPGDQGIKFRILSSEAKQELEESKKKSWIPNSGVSLIYDFYRYEDFRGNKLSLTPIVVSRFATSPESYLKKYWSDLGKSHKVKLSSTPVPTGWCSWYHYYTKISEKIILKNLAEVKQKKLPIQFFQIDDGYQSEIGDWLTTNDKFPGGMRLLAEEIRREKLIPGIWLAPFLVRKKSEFFQKYPEAVLKERDGKPVPALWNPVWGMDYTYCIDVTHPTSRDFLENVLKTIVKDYGYPYLKLDFLFTALLPGWTYDRGISPHKRYADTIRFIRKVVGKDVFLLGCGAPILPSIGLFDAMRISCDVAPFWGREKTRILAQDKHALSTERALINDITRSSMHRNLWYNDPDCLLVRESKNQMNPAQTQLMAGVMAVSGGMILVSDDLSLIDDERLTLLKKTLELGNKCKNKTPLPVGIGSALFPPALYNPAGFLGIWNPNEEESRIEFTVPFVTKSKQFQDYWTGKVPESLEYSPKTRILKLTLPAYGSVVLEIGKVV comes from the coding sequence ATGAGAGCCATTTTAAACTACAAAGTCTACGAGGATTCCTTTGTTTCCTCGTTTGAAATTTCCGCGAAGGAACTCAAAACAAAGAGCGACTGCGGAAATTTTTCTCTTTCCCTCGGCAAAAAGAAAACGGGAAAGAATGAAACCTACAAACCGAGTCTGGAATGGATCTCCGATCAACGACCCAAGGCCGGCACTGAAATTCTCACTCTGGAAATCGAACTTCCTCCGCATTCCTTGACTGAGCCGAAAATCTTTCAACACGGATATCAGTCCTGGAGTCTTTCCGGAACGCATGCTCTTTCCGAAGCAGACGAATCTCCTCGTTTGGATTTTCTCAAATATTCTCAAGAGAATATTTACACAAATCATTCCGGCAAAAATGGAGATTGGCGTAGTGAAGGCTTGGTCCTTCTCATATCTTCCACCAAAGACTTACACTATTTTGCGGGAGCGCTCGGTCCGGGAGACCAAGGAATCAAGTTTAGAATTTTATCTTCGGAAGCAAAACAGGAATTGGAGGAATCCAAAAAGAAATCCTGGATCCCAAACTCGGGCGTTTCTTTGATCTATGATTTTTATCGCTATGAGGATTTCAGGGGAAACAAACTTTCTCTCACTCCGATTGTCGTCTCCAGATTTGCAACGAGTCCCGAATCTTATCTCAAAAAATATTGGAGCGATTTAGGAAAATCTCATAAAGTAAAACTTTCTTCCACTCCGGTTCCAACGGGTTGGTGTTCCTGGTATCACTACTACACTAAAATTTCGGAAAAGATCATTCTGAAAAATCTTGCGGAAGTAAAACAAAAAAAACTCCCGATTCAATTTTTCCAAATCGACGACGGATATCAAAGCGAGATCGGGGATTGGCTGACCACCAACGACAAATTCCCGGGTGGAATGCGACTCTTGGCGGAAGAAATCAGAAGAGAAAAATTGATTCCAGGAATTTGGCTGGCTCCCTTTCTCGTACGGAAAAAATCCGAATTCTTTCAAAAATATCCGGAAGCCGTTTTGAAAGAGAGGGACGGAAAACCGGTTCCCGCTCTTTGGAATCCGGTTTGGGGAATGGATTATACGTATTGTATCGATGTCACACATCCCACCTCCCGCGACTTTTTAGAAAACGTATTGAAGACCATCGTAAAGGACTACGGATATCCGTATCTCAAACTGGACTTTTTATTCACCGCGCTTTTACCGGGCTGGACTTACGACCGGGGAATCTCGCCTCACAAACGTTATGCGGATACGATTCGTTTTATCCGAAAGGTCGTGGGAAAGGACGTCTTTCTTCTCGGATGTGGTGCGCCGATTCTTCCTTCGATCGGACTTTTTGACGCGATGAGAATCAGTTGCGACGTGGCTCCGTTTTGGGGAAGGGAAAAAACAAGAATTCTCGCACAGGACAAACACGCGCTCTCCACGGAAAGGGCGTTGATCAACGATATCACCCGTTCTTCGATGCACAGAAATCTTTGGTACAACGATCCGGATTGTCTCCTCGTTCGCGAAAGTAAAAATCAGATGAATCCCGCACAAACACAGTTGATGGCCGGTGTAATGGCTGTTAGCGGGGGAATGATTTTAGTCAGCGACGACCTTTCTCTGATCGACGATGAAAGACTAACGCTTCTCAAAAAGACGCTGGAACTCGGAAACAAGTGTAAAAACAAAACCCCTCTTCCAGTGGGAATCGGATCGGCTTTGTTTCCTCCGGCGCTTTACAATCCCGCGGGTTTTTTGGGAATTTGGAATCCGAACGAAGAAGAATCTAGGATAGAATTCACGGTTCCGTTTGTTACCAAATCGAAACAATTTCAGGACTATTGGACGGGAAAAGTTCCCGAGTCTTTGGAATATTCTCCGAAAACGAGAATCCTAAAACTCACCCTTCCCGCATACGGATCCGTGGTCTTGGAAATCGGAAAAGTTGTTTGA
- a CDS encoding putative lipoprotein — MKRTQKQILILITGLFILSLNHCIFESISTGISGLSKSSDSLESLSGSIKGISKSVSSILSSSSSDDDKKENTYLKDVRDLTAMHVQNGFQEIEFKNDLSVLALQNGLTNWKSLKVTYVGIGSGLKKAGVSEDKFQTFVQGLGTSKPEVIQSIQKGFYQL, encoded by the coding sequence ATGAAACGCACTCAAAAACAAATCCTAATTCTGATCACAGGACTTTTTATTCTCAGCCTCAATCATTGTATCTTTGAATCCATTTCCACCGGAATCAGCGGCCTGAGTAAATCGTCCGATTCTTTGGAAAGTCTTTCCGGTTCGATCAAAGGAATTTCGAAATCGGTGAGTTCGATTCTTTCTTCCTCGTCTTCGGATGATGACAAAAAAGAGAACACGTATTTAAAAGACGTTCGTGATCTGACCGCGATGCACGTTCAAAACGGATTTCAAGAAATCGAATTTAAAAACGATCTTTCCGTTTTGGCTTTGCAGAACGGACTCACAAACTGGAAGTCGTTGAAAGTAACGTATGTCGGAATCGGAAGCGGTTTGAAAAAAGCGGGAGTGAGCGAAGATAAGTTTCAAACCTTCGTACAAGGACTCGGAACTTCCAAACCGGAAGTGATCCAATCCATTCAAAAAGGATTTTATCAACTCTGA
- a CDS encoding SpoIIE family protein phosphatase — MLEFSLRPEIIILDDDRDVGETLELILSKLGYQSVFFDSVEQGKQYFQKELNPIVFLDIHMPGTSGLEILPYFKNLESKTQVIMMTGERDINNVVTSLTHKASDFLLKPFSIQTVQIAIQKAYDYYTILKEKDLRDEVIMRDLRLASRVQGKIFQIPDLSPYKIEADITPVSFVSGDFNVVLKKEKSLLLLLGDVEDHGVTSGLIALLMTTLAREEFKTSDNPSDILARMNQELCLNIGTHSMTAACIILFPSENRLIYSRGGHPFPVYFHKKGFSFLKEKSGQLMGILEEVEFPHHEVGVEPGDIVFLFTDGIINNLNHPLITELNEIHKSGEDSIKRMKNALDIYVRSVIPAKEYRDDASYILLEIR; from the coding sequence ATGCTGGAGTTTTCTCTGAGGCCAGAAATCATAATTCTCGACGACGACAGAGACGTCGGAGAGACTCTAGAACTTATACTTTCCAAACTTGGATATCAAAGTGTATTTTTTGATTCGGTGGAGCAAGGCAAACAGTATTTTCAAAAGGAACTCAATCCGATCGTGTTTCTGGATATACATATGCCCGGAACGAGCGGACTTGAAATTCTTCCTTATTTTAAAAATTTGGAATCCAAAACCCAGGTCATTATGATGACCGGAGAAAGGGATATTAACAACGTAGTCACGTCCCTCACACATAAAGCCAGCGACTTCCTTCTCAAACCGTTTTCCATACAAACGGTTCAGATCGCGATTCAAAAGGCTTACGATTATTATACGATCTTAAAGGAAAAGGATTTGAGAGACGAGGTGATCATGCGCGATCTTCGTCTCGCGTCTAGAGTTCAGGGGAAAATATTTCAGATTCCGGATCTTTCACCTTACAAGATAGAGGCGGATATCACCCCGGTTTCATTTGTGAGCGGAGATTTTAACGTAGTTCTCAAAAAAGAAAAATCCTTACTTTTACTTTTAGGGGACGTGGAGGATCACGGCGTCACTTCGGGGTTGATTGCGCTTCTGATGACGACTCTCGCAAGGGAGGAATTTAAGACTTCGGACAATCCCTCGGATATTCTTGCGAGAATGAATCAAGAACTTTGTTTGAATATAGGGACCCACAGTATGACAGCCGCATGCATCATTCTGTTTCCTTCTGAAAATCGATTGATTTATTCAAGGGGTGGTCATCCGTTTCCGGTTTATTTTCACAAAAAAGGATTTTCCTTTTTAAAGGAAAAATCGGGTCAATTAATGGGGATTCTGGAGGAAGTGGAATTTCCGCATCACGAAGTAGGAGTAGAACCCGGCGATATCGTTTTTCTTTTTACGGATGGAATTATAAACAATCTCAATCATCCACTGATCACGGAGTTGAATGAAATTCACAAGTCGGGTGAGGATTCCATCAAACGAATGAAAAACGCGTTGGATATTTATGTTCGTTCCGTGATTCCCGCCAAAGAATACAGGGACGACGCTTCTTACATTCTGCTTGAAATTCGGTAA
- a CDS encoding histone deacetylase, which yields MEKQLERIGLVYHPDYNMDLGPHVFPARKYQMVYNLVKQDPKLASLYVHKPDPAKENDLALVHTKEFLKDFFELKLTERTQYSELPLTKEIVQSFVLAVGGTVLATKLTETYRFVYHIGGGFHHSMPDRAEGFCYLNDAAIAGKMYQKQYPDKKILFIDLDLHQGNGNSVVFQNDPDVFTFSMHQENLYPKKEKSGMDVPLPEGIDDKSYLELLEGSLQKIQSIFKPDLIFYIAGADPFEGDSLGDLKLTFQGLRKRDKIIRDFTLALDARSVILPAGGYAKDFHDTVTIHYNTIKIFAAD from the coding sequence TTGGAGAAGCAGTTAGAACGAATTGGATTAGTTTATCATCCGGATTATAATATGGATCTGGGTCCGCATGTATTTCCCGCTCGGAAATACCAGATGGTTTATAATCTTGTAAAACAAGACCCTAAACTCGCAAGCCTTTACGTACACAAACCAGATCCCGCCAAAGAAAACGATTTAGCCCTCGTACATACAAAAGAGTTTTTAAAGGACTTTTTCGAACTCAAGTTAACCGAAAGAACCCAGTATTCCGAGCTTCCTCTCACGAAAGAAATCGTTCAGAGTTTTGTTTTGGCGGTGGGGGGAACTGTTCTTGCCACAAAGCTGACGGAAACATATCGGTTTGTGTATCATATCGGCGGCGGTTTTCATCATAGTATGCCCGATCGTGCCGAAGGATTTTGTTATCTGAACGACGCGGCGATCGCGGGTAAAATGTATCAAAAACAATATCCGGATAAGAAGATTCTTTTTATCGATTTGGATCTTCATCAGGGAAACGGGAATTCCGTAGTATTTCAAAACGATCCGGATGTGTTCACATTTTCCATGCATCAGGAGAACTTATACCCTAAAAAGGAAAAATCGGGAATGGACGTTCCCCTTCCGGAAGGGATCGATGATAAAAGTTATCTCGAATTGTTGGAAGGATCTCTTCAAAAAATTCAGTCTATCTTTAAACCGGATCTTATCTTTTATATTGCCGGCGCGGATCCCTTTGAAGGAGATTCTCTCGGCGATCTGAAACTAACGTTTCAAGGCCTGAGAAAACGAGATAAGATCATTCGGGATTTTACTTTGGCTTTGGATGCACGCAGTGTGATTCTTCCAGCCGGTGGTTACGCCAAGGATTTTCATGATACGGTTACGATTCATTACAATACGATCAAGATTTTTGCGGCAGATTGA
- the pyk gene encoding pyruvate kinase has product MKILNGKKTKIVCTIGPASSSEETILSILKAGMDIARMNFSHGTHESHRRVYETLRKCEQISGFPLGIMADLQGPKIRTGKLKLNSILLHKDQEIEIIPDSTFQGDEHKIGCTYENLIQDIKEDDRILIDDGKLVLRVLSKTSNSALLKVVVGGILWSNKGINLPGTPISAPAMSEKDIDDLKFALSLGVDYVALSFVRTAADLELARKMLEGSYAGLIAKIERPEALGNIEEIIEQADGIMIARGDLGVEIETEKVPILQKELIYKLNQAGKPVITATQMLESMIENPRPTRAEASDVANAVMDGTDAVMLSAESASGHYPVESVEIMSKIIQETESIDHIYEIHWNIKKTFLESERTALGNAAREIAHGIHAKAIVNFTRSGYSALITSEMRPKVPIYSFTPFATTARKMKLYRGVIPFVMPFFTRLEDMISYMNQKLKEDELLFPGDKVVILSGAPGASVRSVDFLQIYKIH; this is encoded by the coding sequence ATGAAAATCCTGAACGGGAAAAAAACCAAAATCGTCTGCACAATCGGCCCCGCCTCCTCTTCGGAAGAGACCATTCTTTCCATTCTCAAAGCCGGAATGGATATAGCTCGGATGAATTTTTCACACGGTACACACGAATCACACAGAAGAGTTTATGAAACGCTTCGAAAATGCGAGCAAATCTCCGGTTTTCCGTTAGGAATCATGGCAGATCTTCAAGGTCCGAAAATCAGGACCGGAAAATTAAAACTCAACTCCATTTTACTCCATAAGGATCAGGAAATTGAAATCATTCCGGATTCCACATTTCAAGGCGACGAGCATAAAATCGGTTGTACTTATGAGAATTTGATTCAGGACATCAAAGAAGACGATCGGATTCTGATCGATGACGGTAAACTCGTTCTCCGTGTTCTTTCCAAAACTTCAAACTCGGCTCTTCTAAAAGTGGTGGTGGGCGGGATTTTATGGAGCAACAAAGGAATCAACCTTCCCGGCACCCCTATCTCAGCTCCCGCGATGTCAGAAAAAGATATCGATGATCTCAAGTTCGCGCTTTCCCTCGGAGTGGATTACGTGGCTCTGAGTTTTGTGAGAACCGCGGCCGATCTCGAACTCGCAAGAAAAATGCTAGAAGGAAGTTATGCGGGATTGATCGCAAAGATCGAAAGACCCGAAGCGCTTGGAAACATTGAAGAGATCATAGAACAAGCCGATGGGATTATGATCGCAAGAGGAGATCTCGGCGTAGAAATCGAAACGGAAAAAGTACCGATTCTCCAAAAAGAACTTATCTACAAACTCAACCAAGCCGGAAAGCCGGTGATCACCGCAACTCAGATGCTGGAATCGATGATCGAAAATCCGAGACCTACCCGAGCCGAAGCGAGCGATGTGGCTAACGCGGTAATGGACGGAACTGACGCGGTCATGTTATCCGCAGAGTCCGCAAGCGGACATTATCCGGTCGAATCCGTTGAGATCATGTCCAAGATCATTCAAGAAACGGAAAGTATCGATCATATTTATGAGATTCATTGGAATATCAAAAAGACATTTTTGGAATCAGAAAGGACCGCTCTCGGAAACGCTGCAAGAGAAATCGCACATGGGATTCATGCAAAGGCGATCGTCAACTTTACAAGAAGCGGATATTCCGCTTTGATTACTTCTGAGATGAGACCCAAGGTACCTATCTATTCGTTTACGCCGTTTGCGACCACCGCTCGAAAAATGAAACTATATCGAGGAGTGATTCCGTTTGTGATGCCTTTTTTTACAAGACTGGAAGATATGATCTCTTATATGAATCAAAAACTCAAAGAAGACGAGTTGCTTTTTCCGGGGGATAAGGTGGTAATTTTATCGGGAGCACCGGGTGCCAGTGTTCGCAGCGTGGATTTTTTACAGATCTATAAGATTCATTGA
- a CDS encoding DUF86 domain-containing protein: MAGIRDILAHGYFSIDDDVPWDIIINRLTPLKQACMELKNRN, translated from the coding sequence ATTGCGGGGATTCGAGATATACTCGCGCATGGATATTTTTCAATCGATGACGATGTTCCTTGGGATATCATAATCAATCGACTCACACCTCTAAAACAAGCTTGCATGGAACTAAAAAATAGAAATTGA
- the lepB gene encoding signal peptidase I translates to MKQKLLSLFLNLFLCPFGFYYLNDRRFFWLFYGFATIAGLLGSVLTYMIFASGSGKWALGFLILYLIVSWSLVVSATLYSHSKKKKDYPSEFPSVYWFLPVSVLFLLVLGVGIDEFFTDRILKGKVQLSGSMIPNLNVNDSFYSTEIYSSADKKRGDIVVYQNPGTGKQGISRLIGLPGDTIQVVEEINADGFEVTGLIVNGEKNSQEKSDRKIEEFKSGVETKNRMLFVEKIGDKNVFILESRHSIRPMFQTLKLQEGEFFVVGDNRDDSLDSRMFGPIHSGQLIGKFLFTYLSADMNSISEKICESNQDFFCSWKRFYIILTFGKIRWDHLGFEN, encoded by the coding sequence ATGAAACAAAAACTGCTAAGCCTATTCTTAAATCTTTTTTTATGTCCTTTCGGTTTTTATTATTTAAACGATCGGAGGTTTTTTTGGCTCTTTTACGGATTTGCAACGATCGCGGGATTATTGGGATCCGTTCTTACTTATATGATTTTTGCATCCGGCTCCGGTAAGTGGGCTTTGGGTTTTTTGATCTTGTATCTGATTGTAAGTTGGTCCTTGGTCGTTTCTGCGACTTTGTATTCACATTCTAAGAAAAAAAAGGATTATCCGAGTGAGTTTCCTTCGGTTTATTGGTTTTTGCCTGTAAGTGTTCTTTTTTTGTTGGTTTTAGGAGTCGGTATCGACGAATTTTTTACGGATCGAATTTTAAAAGGAAAGGTGCAACTTTCCGGATCGATGATTCCGAACCTGAATGTGAATGATTCGTTTTATAGTACCGAAATATATTCTTCCGCTGATAAGAAGCGAGGAGACATCGTCGTTTATCAGAATCCGGGTACTGGAAAACAGGGGATCAGTAGATTGATCGGACTTCCTGGAGATACGATTCAGGTCGTCGAAGAAATCAATGCGGACGGTTTTGAAGTCACCGGTTTGATTGTAAACGGTGAAAAAAATTCTCAGGAAAAATCGGATCGCAAAATAGAAGAGTTTAAATCCGGAGTTGAAACTAAAAACCGGATGTTGTTCGTCGAAAAGATCGGAGACAAGAACGTTTTCATTCTTGAATCGAGACATTCCATTCGTCCCATGTTCCAAACTTTAAAATTGCAAGAAGGGGAATTTTTTGTCGTCGGAGACAATCGAGACGATTCCTTGGATTCGCGAATGTTCGGACCGATTCATTCCGGACAACTGATCGGAAAATTTTTATTCACATATTTATCTGCGGATATGAATTCCATTTCTGAAAAAATCTGCGAGTCCAATCAGGATTTCTTTTGTTCCTGGAAACGGTTTTATATTATCTTGACTTTCGGTAAGATCCGTTGGGATCATCTTGGTTTTGAAAATTGA
- a CDS encoding mechanosensitive ion channel domain-containing protein codes for MGLEIDFLKSLNPLILLKMKERSLSEELILIAYFILFLIVSYKMIILVLDFIRPTVDVTLRYNRRKMTRMSFIILGLIILLPVVFSGLSYLPTVMGLAGAGIVISLKDITLNFVGWFFIHGSNGFEVGDRIEIDGLKGDVINIGVNRFTLMEISSDPKSEQSTNRLVHFPNHFVILRQLIVVKDKMNYVWDELRIKIPYDSDFEKAEELLNGIIRNNAIIDQREIDYTLQELSKNYLVRLGKTSPIVYLALEEGGILFSLRYLTHVRERRDMKTKISHQILKEFKHFPGIRIL; via the coding sequence ATGGGACTCGAGATCGATTTTTTAAAATCTCTAAATCCCCTGATTCTTCTGAAAATGAAGGAAAGAAGTCTTTCTGAGGAATTGATCTTAATTGCGTATTTTATACTATTCTTAATCGTTTCCTATAAAATGATCATTCTCGTTTTGGATTTTATTCGGCCTACAGTCGATGTGACTCTGCGTTACAACCGAAGAAAGATGACTCGAATGTCGTTTATCATTTTGGGATTGATCATCCTTCTCCCGGTTGTGTTTTCCGGACTTTCGTATCTGCCGACCGTGATGGGGCTTGCGGGAGCGGGGATTGTAATCTCTCTTAAGGATATCACTCTTAATTTTGTAGGTTGGTTTTTTATACACGGGAGTAACGGTTTTGAAGTGGGGGACCGGATCGAAATCGACGGATTGAAAGGGGACGTGATCAATATCGGGGTCAATCGTTTTACTCTGATGGAAATTTCATCCGATCCTAAATCGGAACAATCCACAAACAGACTCGTACACTTTCCAAATCATTTTGTGATTTTACGTCAGCTCATTGTCGTAAAGGACAAGATGAATTATGTGTGGGACGAGCTAAGAATCAAGATTCCGTATGATTCCGATTTTGAAAAAGCGGAAGAACTTTTAAACGGAATCATTCGGAACAACGCGATCATCGATCAAAGAGAAATCGATTATACTCTTCAGGAACTTTCCAAAAATTATCTGGTTCGTCTCGGGAAAACTTCTCCGATCGTCTATCTCGCATTGGAAGAAGGTGGAATTTTGTTTTCCCTCCGTTATCTAACTCACGTCCGCGAGCGTCGCGATATGAAAACAAAAATCTCACATCAGATTTTGAAAGAATTCAAACACTTTCCAGGTATTCGAATTTTGTAA